In Brachypodium distachyon strain Bd21 chromosome 5, Brachypodium_distachyon_v3.0, whole genome shotgun sequence, the genomic window TAATTTATATGAAATATCTTGTAGCATGTAAGACTAGTTTTCTATAGCCTTAAATGAAGGTGTGACTAAAAAATTAGTCAACATATTTATATGGTTTTATATTTCAGTTGCAATTATATTAAAGCCAACATCGTGTGACCATATGCCCACGTGTAGCATGTTTCGGTTTTATTAATACTAACGCCGTGTGAGAATATGCCCACATATAGCATATTTCATTTATATTAATACTAACACCGTGTGACAATATGCCCACGTGTAGTACAATTCATTTGTGTTGATGCTAGCATCATGTGACAATATGCCCAGGTGTGCAGCATGATCAAGAGCATGTAGGAAGTTTATAGCAATTTATAGCGATGATGCAACATGTGAAAAATTATCTATTCAATTTAGAGATATGAGACTAAATTGTGCATCAAGCATATGTAAATCTAAGAATAAACCTCTTGATTTGACAATATGCCCACAATCAAGAGTATAATTCTTGATCCTATTATGAGGTGTTTCTTGACTCGCGACAATATGCCCAAACCAAAAACCAAATAtgcaactatatatatatatattttttggctCTTCGATGTATTTCTGCCGGTGGATGGAGAACAGCAGAGGTTCGTCTCTGCTCTatcatctctcttttttccttgagTTTGGCTGATGTCCTATTTATAGAGCGAGGAGGGGAGCACGTGCTGCGATGGTTAATTTACCAGCTTCACGTCACGTTCGCGCCATCGTGCAGGACCTCTCGCGGAACGTGGGCGTCGGCCGTTGCAGCCTGAAGCACGCCCCAAGTTTCGTAGTGATGGAACTGGTCGCACGCGCTGATCCCTCTCCAGCTCTCCTTTCAattatcctttttcttttctttttatctcACCATTGCTTCGACTAGCTTGGATTGAATTGACAGTACTAGGTAACGTGTATATACGTGGTCCATGTCCAGGCATGCATGGAGTGATTAATAATTAATCTTAATTTAATCATGCTAACATATATTGCATGTACACGTTCAAGGTTTGTGGGTGGCAACTATACGTGCCAtcaattgttttctttttgtttaatCATCAATCATAGAGATGTTTAACACCTATATGTGTGTGACTTCATATGTATATTTTGTATAGCCACCGTATTACTTTGACTACGATGTGATAATATTTTGTCGGGTCACCGGATGGATATCAATTTTTATCCCACGGTCAATATCTTGGAAACATCGTTGCCGTCCCTGATTGTGTAAATTTAATTCATGTTTAGAACTCCACCGCCGGTGGCGACATTTGTTTATGTGATATGTGTGTTTATATCGGTGCATTTAGTTAGCCGATACACATAATTATTTGCcgctattttattttgcattaGACGGAATTTGTcatctaaaaatacattttcatATAATTACCATATTATTTAAAGCGTGACGCCAAAATCGGTGTCAACATGCTAACAAATCGACATAAATCCATCTTATAAGTTATTTTACCGTTAAGTCTAAATGACATGAAGTAATACtgattctttttttaggggaaacaGTAGATCAATGATCTGCTgcaaatatattaataaaagTGTACTATACAAAGCAAATAACCAATGGTCATCAAAGATGCATCTATCTAAATCTATCTATCCAGTTTTTGAAATTAGAGTATTTGTTTCTCTTGGCACGATGGAAGACAAGATTGAGTTCTTCCTTAAAAATGCGCCGGCATCGATATAGAGAAGGCCTGATATTGTTGAAGATGCAATCATTCCGAGTTTTCCAGATACTCCAACAACCAAGTGCAATAATCTCCATGGGAAATGGGACATCAAGATGATCCTTCAGGTCTGTGACGTTATGATGCACATTGTTGTGAGGATTGAATTGTGGGCATATGTATCTCCAGCAGGCCAGTGAGAAAGGGCACTGGAAAAAGAGGTGATCCCTTGTCTCAATCTGAAGTCCATTACACAGGACGCATGTGTATTCTGGCAGATGACAGTTCTTTTGTTGCAACATAGCCCCGGTGTTCAGTTTGTTAATGATCATCAGCCAGGTGAAAATTTTGTGTTTAAGTTGGCAGCAAGATTTCCATATCCACATCATAGTGGCAGGGATCATAATATGATCAATGAGCAGAGTGTATGCTTTGGCAGTGGCGAATCCATTCAAGGCACCCATGAGAGCCCAAGTATCATGTCGCTGTGTGGTTTGGAACTTCTCCAATAGGATCTGCATCTGATTATATTGATCATATGCCTCAGTAGACAGGGGGAGTGCAAAAAGCGTGGTTCTGTCATAACGGTTATGGATATCATAGACCGACAAGTCCTTATCCCGGGCAAATGAAAACAGCTGAGGCCACTGATCACATAGTTTATTATCACCCCATGGCAGATTTCCCAGAGGAGATATTGCAAGCTGCCAAGCTTTTATAAGTGTCCATAAGTCTGACATTGTCTCTCCACCAAAATGAAGCAGGGTTGGGCTGTCTGAGGGGTGAATCTTGGGGATAATGTAACTCCCAGACCAGTTGCACCCAAGGCAGTTCAGCATGATTAAGGAATTTATGCACATTCTTCATGAGAAATGCTTTGTTATGGGTCACAAGATTCTTGATGCCAAGGCCACCTTCCTCTTTGGGTCTACAGATCATTTCCCAAGCAGCCAGTGGGGGATTTTTCTTGGTAAGTTCTTGCCCTCTCCATAAGCAGTGTCCCCTGTACTTATCAATCTAGACAATAACAGCAGCCGACAGAAGAAATGTGCTCATACAGAATTGGGGAGTGATGAGAGGACAGCGTTAACCAGTTGAAGTCTGCTTCCATATGAAAGCATAGAGGAGAAGAGGTCAGTCTTTTCTCAATTCTTTGAATCAATGGGAAAAACTCCTCAATCTTGGGCTTGGAATTTCCCGTGGGTAATCCAAGATAGGTGAATGGGAGTGTGCCAATCTGACAGCCAAATATTGTAGCTAGCATCTCTGCTCTATCAGGTTGGATGTTAATAGGGATAAGGGTGGATTTCTGAAAATTAACTTTTAGGCCAGTGGAAGTATGGAATTATAGGAGGATATGTTGGAGCAGAAGCAATTGCTCTAGGTCAGCCTGCTTGATGATAAGTGTATCATCAGCATATTGGACGATAGGGAAGTGAGGGCATGCAGCGGTCTGAATGGGTTTGGTAATTTGGCCACGTTGCATGGAAAAATTCAAGATAGTTTGCAGGTGGTCAGCTACCAACACCAAAAGAAGTGGTGAGAGTGGATCTCCCTGCCTCACACCTCTTTCTCAAAGTCCAATTTCAACATGACAATCTCTTCCTTGGAATTATCATGCATGAATATATTCAAATGCCCATGCCAAGCAGTACTGGATAGTTCCGTTCTTAATAAATCCATACCGATTTTGGTGGATGAGATGCATGATAATAGCCTAGAGCCTGTTTGCAAATAACTTGATCAGAAGCTTCAGGTACAGTTGAGCAGTGAGATGGGTCTGAACTGATACACACTCGTGGCATCATTGCTTTTAGGAATGAGTGCAATGAAGCAAATGTTGATGCAGTCAAGTGTAAGTTCACCCTTGTGGAACCGATGACAGAAATCATAGAAATCTTCCTCAACGATAGGCCAACATTTCTACCTTTATGGATGCAGGTGGTTTGAGTTTTGACAAACCAGTTCCAGGAGCGTCCGGGGAAACACTCATGCGGTTACTATGAACAGAGAGAGTCCGAACGTGACCAGACAGGATTCTCGCTGCTATCGGTGGCAACAGGAGCTAGCCAAGTCCAGCTGATCCCAGGAGTAGAATCTTTGACCGGCACAAGTGACTGACCAGTCCTTGAAGCTAAGATGACTGGACTGTATGATGTGATAAAAGTCAGGAGCACTTTGTTAGTACATGATTGCTAGCTACACCACTCATGCACGCACGGCACGAGAACGGCAAATGGAAATTGGAATGCTGCAATAATTTTAACCGTACGAGGGGATCTTTTTAAATGGACCTGGGGATGTAGTTTACAAGAAGAAATTACTTAAAATTCcatgaagagaagaaaaaaaagaggcgTAACAGATTGGGCGGCAGATTAGTTTCTTTGTTCAGCAGCAACAACTTtgaaagtgtttttttttcttaagcaTTTAATGGTGATATACTAGGTGCCACTGAGCCAGGTGAGGTGGTGACACCATGTGTAACCAGAACTCGCCCCAAGTTGAGCAAGCCCCCAACAACCACCTTCATCGGCCGGATAGTGCCATTCGTGCAGCGGCCAATTGCTCCTCCTCTCGCAAACCAAAAGCTAGCTAGTGGCCACATGCTGatcatatatatgtgtgtgtagCCTTCTGTGCCTCCATTGGACTGCTCAGAGCCATACATGCTACACTGATAAATTAGATAGGGAGAGGGAAAGAGGCATGGAGAGGGAGATTGGTGCAGCAGAGTATGAGGTGACTGAGATAGATGACACACTGCTTGGCTCCGTGGGGAGCAGGCTCTCCCTGTTTGCAAGAGAGTTCAAGtcgagaagcagcagcagtgccTTGAGGCTCCCAAACAACTGCTATGGCACCAGCTTTGTCATAGATCCTGATGGAAGGTACGATCGGTACAAGAACCTCTGCACTAGAACGAGCCTACCAAATTGATGGTTATATCATGCAATGCCAAGCTAAGCCATGGTTAAGTTACTTGATGGTCTCTGGCTAGCTGCAGATGGTACAGGATATGGGCGAACATGATGTTCCTGTGGTCCATCTACTCTGTCTTCTTCACGCCCTtggccttctgcttcttccgGGGACTCCCAGAGCAGCTGCTGGACCTGGAATGCGTgcagctcgtcttcctcgcagACGTCGCCATCCACTTCTTCCTCGCTTACCGGGATCCTCACACCCACAGGATTGTCCACAACAAGCGGAGGATCGCGCTACGGTACATGCATATCAGAGCTCAGTTCTCAGTTCTCACAATGAACCGAGAGACAGAATGACATCAGAAGATATAGCATATAGTGTTTCTGAGCCCGTGACTGTTCTTGTATTTTTCAGCTACATCAAAGGCAACTTTGCTCTTGATATGCTCGGCTGTTTCCCTTGGGATGCCATCTACAAGGTAAAACATCACATTATCACTACACCATTCTGCAACCAGAAAGAACGGACAGAAGAAATAAATCACACGCACCATTGCTGTTTTCTCTTGTGTCAGTTTACAGGGAGAATAGAGCTGGTGAGGTACCTGGTGTGGCTCCGGCTGTACAGGGCGAGGAAGATCCAGGACTTCTTCAAGAAGATGGAGAAGGACATCCGCATCAGCTATCTCTTCACACGGATCGCCAAGCTGATCACCGTCGAACTCTACTGCACGCACACCGCCGCCTGCGTCTTCTACTACCTCGCCACCAcactgccgccggcgcgcgAGGGGAGCACCTGGATCGGCAGCCTCGCCATGGGAGACCACAGCTATATAAACTTCAGAGAGATCGACCTTCTCACCCGCTACATCACCTCCCTCTACCTCGCCATCGTCACCATGGCGACAGTTGGTAAGCTCTCAGCCATTGTCACCATGGTCAATCtctctgaactctgaagttCTGTTATCCCACATGGAATTATTGATATCCTTTTGTAGGTTATGGCGATATCCATGCGGTGAACACAAGGGAGATGGTGTTCATCGTGGTGTACGTCTCGTTCAGCATGCTGCTGGGTGCATACCTGATCGGCAACATGACGGCGCTCATCGTCAAGGGCTGCAGGACCGAGCGGTTCCGGGACAAGATGACGGAGCTCATCAGGTACATGAACCGGAACAGGCTAGGCAGCGACATCAGGTCCCAGGTGAAGGCGCACCTGTTGCTGCAGTACGAGAGCAGCTACACCAGAGACAGGATCGTCGACGACATACCGGTCGCCGTTCGGTCCAATGTATGGGCTTTATCAGAGCAGATACATATGATAAAAGTGTGTCTATAGGTTTTGTTGTAAGAAGATTAATTAAGTTTGAGcacttcatttttttcacatgTCCCAGACACTGTACCTGGACATGGTCTCAAAAGTGCACCTGTTCAAGGGATGCTCAGAGGACTTCTTGAGCCAGATTGTAAGACTTCAGTGGATCTATGCATATTTCTCTCAATATGATTAGTTTAAGTTGATAATTTATCCAATGCCTAAATTGGCAACTTCAGGTGGTGAAATTACATGAAGAATTCTTCCTCCCTGGAGAAGTTATCTTGGAGCAAGGCACTGTGGTGGATCAAATTTACATTGTGGCACATGGATGTCTGGTACTACTTCCACTGAAATTTAACAATATATAACCATGGTTTTATATGTGTGCACTAAATAAATCAAGAGCAAACACAGCTCAAATGTATGACTAACCTTCAGCTGTCATGTTCCATGTACTCTGACAGGAAGAGGTCAGCACTGGAGAAGGCGTATCAGAAGAGATCATGTCAGAACTGCTGCCTAACGACATAGTCGGCGATGTTGCTATAATCTGCAACACTCCACAGCCATACACAGTTAGAGTCTGTGAACTCTGCAGCCTCTTGAGAATTGACAAGCAGTCCCTGACTAGCATCCTGCAGATTTACTTCAAGGATAGCCGTCAGATACTGAGCAACCTACTCAAGGTACATCCTTTACCAGTGCAATCATGTACTGTAGAGTAGTATTCTTTAGCACTTCACATTTAACGGTAATCGATCATTTATTCTAGGGTAAAAGTACAGAGTCAAAGGGGAAGCAATTGGAATCAAATATCACATACCTGATAGCGAAGCAAGAAGCAGAGCTTGTCCTTGGAGTCAACAATGCTGCCTACCATGGAGATTTGTTTCGGTTGAAAGGCTTGATCAGCGCAGGAGCAGATCCGAGTAAACCGGATCACGACGGGAGGACCGCATTAGTACGTGAACTCGATCTTgcagattatttttttacaggaGCTCACTCATTAACTACAAGATTCCATCCCAAATTCTCGGTTAATCACCGTTCTTTGCCTTCTGAAAATGTGGAAGATAACATGATTAAAACTTtttgacaaaaacaaaaccagAAACAGCTGCAGTTAGTGCCGAATAAATTGTAATCACACGAAAAACTTTTCAACGTTTACCATCTTTCTTTGTCTTGCAGCATGTTGCTGCATTGAGAGGATACGAAGACATCGTCAGGTTCCTGATCCAACGAGGAGCAAACGTCAACAGCATAGGTACGCACAAAAAACAGAAACGGTTCAAATCAAACATTCTACTGTAAAAAATAGCACCATCTAAACACACCTGAGAACGCAACGCAGATAAGTTTGGGAACTCGCCGCTGCTGCAAGCGGTGAAAGCAGGGCACGACAGGATCATCTCGCTGCTGGTGGCGCAGGGCGCGGCCCTGAACCTGGAGGACGCAGGAGGGCACCTGTGCAGGGTGGTGGCCGACGGCAAGACCGACCTGCTGAGGAGGCTGCTGAAGTTCGGGATCGACCCCAACTGCAGGAACTACGACCGGAGGACGCCGCTCCACGTGGCCGCCGGGGAAGGCCTACCGCTCGTGGCCGTCATGCTGGTGGAGTTCGGGGCCGACGTCCTggccaccgacaggtggggcaaCACGCCGCTCGACGAAGCCCGGAGGTGCAGCAGCAAGCCGCTGGTGAGGATCCTGGAGCAGGCTAGAGCAGCTGCCGTCGGCGCAGTCCACCCGTGATTCCTAGTTTCAGAATGGGGTTTCAGAATTCATCTGTAATTCAATTCATGTAGAATTGTAGGGTACTAGGAAGAATTGACGATGCAATATTATTTCTGTTATAACAATGTCTCAACAATCACGAGCCATTATTTACGGAGAATTAGCTCGATGCCATACCGCATGTGTATAGCCGTATAGGCAAGCAAACGGAGGGCATTCTCAGTTCAATAACCGATCATTTCATTGCTCTCGAGACGAGAGTTCCGAAAGCTCAAAAGGTCATCAATACTTTCTTTTTCCCGAACCAAGCTAGCCATCAAAACTAGGATAGGAAAGCAGCAGATGGCCTACGAACAGTACCAGAGAGACAGCACGCCAAGTATCGCAAAGGAGCTCGCGAGTCGGCGGCTTGAGCATTCCACAAGTCCACCCACCCATCACGATTCACAACCGGACACCCAAGATGCCACGAACCTAATGTTAAGAGCAGCTTCGGAAGTTAAGAATCTAAACTCGTAACCACATTAGCCCCAGAAGCCTTCGTTGCTTTGCTCCTGTAGCTGCAGCCAGGGCACACGTACTTCTTCATTGCTTTCGCCATGGTCGG contains:
- the LOC100829463 gene encoding potassium channel KOR2 isoform X1, whose amino-acid sequence is MEREIGAAEYEVTEIDDTLLGSVGSRLSLFAREFKSRSSSSALRLPNNCYGTSFVIDPDGSCRWYRIWANMMFLWSIYSVFFTPLAFCFFRGLPEQLLDLECVQLVFLADVAIHFFLAYRDPHTHRIVHNKRRIALRYIKGNFALDMLGCFPWDAIYKFTGRIELVRYLVWLRLYRARKIQDFFKKMEKDIRISYLFTRIAKLITVELYCTHTAACVFYYLATTLPPAREGSTWIGSLAMGDHSYINFREIDLLTRYITSLYLAIVTMATVGYGDIHAVNTREMVFIVVYVSFSMLLGAYLIGNMTALIVKGCRTERFRDKMTELIRYMNRNRLGSDIRSQVKAHLLLQYESSYTRDRIVDDIPVAVRSNTLYLDMVSKVHLFKGCSEDFLSQIVVKLHEEFFLPGEVILEQGTVVDQIYIVAHGCLEEVSTGEGVSEEIMSELLPNDIVGDVAIICNTPQPYTVRVCELCSLLRIDKQSLTSILQIYFKDSRQILSNLLKGKSTESKGKQLESNITYLIAKQEAELVLGVNNAAYHGDLFRLKGLISAGADPSKPDHDGRTALHVAALRGYEDIVRFLIQRGANVNSIDKFGNSPLLQAVKAGHDRIISLLVAQGAALNLEDAGGHLCRVVADGKTDLLRRLLKFGIDPNCRNYDRRTPLHVAAGEGLPLVAVMLVEFGADVLATDRWGNTPLDEARRCSSKPLVRILEQARAAAVGAVHP
- the LOC100829463 gene encoding potassium channel KOR2 isoform X2 yields the protein MEREIGAAEYEVTEIDDTLLGSVGSRLSLFAREFKSRSSSSALRLPNNCYGTSFVIDPDGRWYRIWANMMFLWSIYSVFFTPLAFCFFRGLPEQLLDLECVQLVFLADVAIHFFLAYRDPHTHRIVHNKRRIALRYIKGNFALDMLGCFPWDAIYKFTGRIELVRYLVWLRLYRARKIQDFFKKMEKDIRISYLFTRIAKLITVELYCTHTAACVFYYLATTLPPAREGSTWIGSLAMGDHSYINFREIDLLTRYITSLYLAIVTMATVGYGDIHAVNTREMVFIVVYVSFSMLLGAYLIGNMTALIVKGCRTERFRDKMTELIRYMNRNRLGSDIRSQVKAHLLLQYESSYTRDRIVDDIPVAVRSNTLYLDMVSKVHLFKGCSEDFLSQIVVKLHEEFFLPGEVILEQGTVVDQIYIVAHGCLEEVSTGEGVSEEIMSELLPNDIVGDVAIICNTPQPYTVRVCELCSLLRIDKQSLTSILQIYFKDSRQILSNLLKGKSTESKGKQLESNITYLIAKQEAELVLGVNNAAYHGDLFRLKGLISAGADPSKPDHDGRTALHVAALRGYEDIVRFLIQRGANVNSIDKFGNSPLLQAVKAGHDRIISLLVAQGAALNLEDAGGHLCRVVADGKTDLLRRLLKFGIDPNCRNYDRRTPLHVAAGEGLPLVAVMLVEFGADVLATDRWGNTPLDEARRCSSKPLVRILEQARAAAVGAVHP